The Campylobacter showae CSUNSWCD genome contains a region encoding:
- the dcd gene encoding dCTP deaminase yields MGLKSDAWIRKMSHEKAMIVPFAEEQVGRGVVSYGVSSYGYDIRVGDEFKIFTNIGGTVVDPKNFDEKNVVDFKGDVCIVPPNSFALARTIEYFNMPDNVLAICLGKSTYARCGIIVNVTPFEPGFKGHITIEISNTTPLPAKIYANEGIAQVLFIEGDEPCEVTYADKKGKYQAQEGITLPRILK; encoded by the coding sequence ATGGGGCTAAAATCTGACGCCTGGATACGCAAAATGTCGCACGAAAAGGCGATGATAGTGCCGTTTGCCGAGGAGCAGGTCGGACGCGGCGTGGTTAGCTACGGAGTGTCCAGTTACGGCTACGATATCCGCGTGGGCGATGAGTTTAAAATCTTTACGAACATCGGCGGCACCGTGGTCGATCCAAAGAATTTCGACGAAAAAAACGTAGTGGACTTTAAAGGCGACGTGTGCATCGTCCCGCCAAATTCATTCGCTCTAGCGCGCACGATCGAGTATTTTAATATGCCAGATAACGTGCTAGCCATCTGCCTGGGCAAAAGCACCTATGCTCGCTGCGGTATCATCGTAAACGTCACGCCTTTTGAGCCGGGATTTAAGGGGCACATCACGATAGAAATTTCAAACACGACGCCGCTGCCGGCTAAAATTTACGCGAACGAAGGCATCGCGCAGGTGCTGTTTATCGAGGGCGACGAGCCGTGCGAAGTGACGTATGCCGATAAAAAGGGCAAGTATCAGGCGCAAGAAGGCATAACCCTGCCTAGGATTTTGAAATAA
- the pseB gene encoding UDP-N-acetylglucosamine 4,6-dehydratase (inverting), whose amino-acid sequence MFNGKSILITGGTGSFGKKYTEILLSKFKPKRLVIYSRDELKQYEMAQVFKDPAMRFFIGDVRDEKRLMTAMNGIDYVIHAAAMKHVPIAEYNPMECIKTNINGAQNVIDAALECGVSKVIALSTDKACNPVNLYGATKLASDKLFVAANNIAGSKKTRFSVVRYGNVVGSRGSVVPLFKRLIAEGVKELPITHADMTRFWITLEQGVNFVLKNFERMKGGEIFIPKIPSMTMIELARSMAPHLGVKIIGIRPGEKMHEVMVGKDDAHLTYEFDDHYVISPSIKFTSKDDDFSINALGEKGHLVEENFEYSSDKNKIWLDKDGLLEMIEASK is encoded by the coding sequence ATGTTTAACGGAAAATCCATTCTCATCACCGGCGGCACCGGGTCATTCGGCAAAAAATACACCGAAATTTTACTCTCCAAATTTAAACCTAAAAGGCTAGTCATCTACTCTCGCGACGAGCTAAAACAATACGAGATGGCACAGGTTTTTAAAGACCCCGCCATGCGATTTTTCATCGGCGACGTACGCGACGAAAAGCGCCTGATGACCGCGATGAACGGCATCGACTACGTCATCCATGCAGCAGCTATGAAGCACGTTCCTATCGCGGAATACAACCCGATGGAGTGCATCAAAACCAACATCAATGGCGCCCAAAACGTCATCGACGCGGCGCTAGAGTGCGGCGTGAGCAAGGTCATCGCGCTCTCGACTGATAAGGCGTGCAACCCGGTAAATTTATACGGCGCGACCAAGCTTGCTAGCGATAAATTATTCGTCGCGGCAAACAACATCGCGGGCAGCAAAAAAACTCGTTTTAGCGTCGTTAGATACGGCAACGTCGTGGGCTCGCGCGGCTCGGTCGTGCCGTTGTTTAAAAGGTTGATCGCAGAAGGCGTAAAAGAGCTACCTATCACGCATGCCGATATGACGCGGTTTTGGATCACGTTAGAACAAGGCGTAAATTTCGTACTTAAAAACTTTGAGCGCATGAAGGGCGGCGAAATTTTCATCCCAAAAATCCCTTCGATGACGATGATCGAGCTTGCTCGCTCCATGGCGCCACATCTTGGCGTAAAGATAATCGGCATCCGTCCGGGCGAAAAGATGCACGAGGTCATGGTCGGCAAGGACGACGCGCACCTAACCTACGAGTTTGACGACCACTACGTAATCAGCCCGTCGATCAAATTTACGAGCAAAGACGACGACTTTAGCATAAACGCGCTAGGCGAAAAAGGGCATCTCGTGGAGGAAAATTTCGAGTACAGCTCGGATAAAAATAAAATTTGGCTAGATAAAGACGGACTCTTGGAGATGATCGAAGCGAGTAAATAA
- the pseC gene encoding UDP-4-amino-4,6-dideoxy-N-acetyl-beta-L-altrosamine transaminase: MIPYSRQQITDSDIAAVVSALKDDILTGGDKVGEFEQAIAKYVGVKHVVAMNSATSALHVAYLAQGVREGDEVITTPITFAATANAALMAGAEVKFAPVKFDGNIDENALTSLITPKTKVITAVDFGGNPVNLDAILKLAKQRGIKVLDDASHALGSSQGGVKVGAKADVSIFSFHPVKPLTTFEGGALATNDDEIARLARLYRSHGIAKKRLWDSDQTVLGYNYRLPDVACALGLNQLKRLDETIAEREKIAKFYDEKFEKNPYFSTVRLPNDVVSSRHLYPILLFRQFWCAKEDIFAALHERGIGVQVHYKPTYKFSFYRERYGDIWVPSAEDFYAAELSIPCHQCMSLEDANFVADALFEVLKSFDTPQGCRV, translated from the coding sequence ATGATACCCTACAGCAGACAACAAATCACCGACTCCGACATCGCCGCCGTCGTGAGTGCACTAAAAGACGATATCCTAACGGGCGGCGACAAGGTCGGCGAATTTGAGCAGGCGATCGCAAAATACGTCGGCGTAAAGCACGTCGTAGCGATGAACTCGGCGACGAGCGCACTTCACGTCGCATATCTAGCGCAAGGCGTGCGAGAGGGAGACGAGGTGATAACTACGCCCATCACGTTTGCGGCGACGGCAAATGCAGCGCTAATGGCGGGAGCGGAGGTTAAATTTGCACCCGTTAAATTTGATGGAAATATCGACGAAAACGCGCTTACAAGCCTCATCACGCCTAAAACCAAAGTCATAACCGCAGTTGATTTCGGCGGCAATCCCGTAAATTTAGACGCCATCCTAAAACTAGCCAAACAGCGCGGCATAAAGGTGCTCGACGACGCGTCGCACGCGCTTGGCAGCTCGCAAGGCGGCGTCAAAGTCGGCGCAAAAGCGGACGTTAGCATTTTTAGCTTTCACCCCGTTAAGCCGCTAACGACCTTTGAGGGCGGCGCGTTAGCGACTAACGACGACGAGATCGCGCGCTTAGCACGCCTCTACCGCTCGCACGGCATAGCTAAAAAACGCCTCTGGGATAGTGACCAGACCGTACTTGGCTACAACTACCGCCTGCCAGACGTCGCCTGCGCACTAGGGCTAAATCAGCTAAAAAGGCTAGACGAAACCATTGCGGAGCGCGAGAAAATCGCCAAATTTTACGACGAAAAATTTGAGAAAAATCCGTATTTTAGCACCGTGAGGCTACCTAACGACGTCGTTAGCTCGCGCCACCTCTATCCGATTTTGCTCTTTCGACAGTTTTGGTGCGCCAAAGAGGACATCTTTGCCGCCCTTCACGAGCGCGGTATTGGCGTGCAGGTGCACTACAAGCCGACTTATAAATTTAGCTTTTACCGCGAGCGCTACGGCGATATCTGGGTTCCTAGCGCCGAGGATTTTTACGCGGCCGAGCTTAGCATCCCGTGCCATCAGTGTATGAGCCTAGAGGACGCAAATTTCGTCGCGGACGCGCTTTTTGAGGTTTTAAAGAGCTTTGATACGCCGCAAGGCTGCAGGGTTTAG
- the pseF gene encoding pseudaminic acid cytidylyltransferase produces MRDNQNRALCVIPARGGSKRIPRKNVKDFLGKPLIAYSIEAALNSGVFERVIVSTDDAEIADVAVKFGAQVPFVRDAALSDDYATSSDAVADAARRLGGGYAHVCCLYATAPLITGEILREAYGKFEEAECEFLFSATEFDFPIQRAIRLGEDGAVSMFYPQFALTRSQDLERAYHDAGAFYFGRREAWLDKKPIFAPHSRAFLLPRNLVCDIDTPEDFEFAQKLYRINYR; encoded by the coding sequence ATGAGAGACAACCAAAACCGCGCCCTTTGCGTCATCCCGGCTCGCGGCGGCAGCAAGCGCATACCGCGCAAAAACGTTAAGGATTTTTTAGGCAAACCGCTGATAGCCTACAGCATCGAAGCGGCGCTAAATTCGGGCGTTTTTGAGCGAGTGATCGTTAGCACCGATGACGCCGAGATCGCGGACGTCGCAGTTAAATTTGGCGCGCAAGTTCCGTTTGTGAGAGACGCCGCGCTGAGCGACGACTACGCCACCAGTAGCGACGCCGTAGCGGACGCGGCGAGAAGGCTAGGCGGCGGATACGCTCACGTTTGCTGCCTATACGCGACGGCACCGCTCATCACGGGCGAAATTTTACGCGAGGCTTACGGCAAATTTGAGGAAGCGGAATGCGAGTTTTTATTTTCCGCGACCGAGTTTGACTTCCCGATCCAGCGCGCGATCAGGCTTGGCGAGGACGGCGCAGTGAGTATGTTTTACCCGCAGTTTGCGCTAACTCGCTCGCAGGATTTAGAGCGAGCTTATCACGATGCGGGCGCGTTTTATTTCGGTAGGCGCGAGGCGTGGCTGGATAAAAAACCGATCTTTGCGCCGCATTCAAGGGCGTTTTTACTGCCGCGAAATTTGGTCTGCGACATCGATACGCCCGAGGATTTCGAGTTTGCGCAAAAGCTTTACCGGATAAATTACCGCTGA
- the pseG gene encoding UDP-2,4-diacetamido-2,4,6-trideoxy-beta-L-altropyranose hydrolase — MNFDKISNLKTLIRADSGSKIGHGHVRRDLILAQNFKDISFACIDLPGSLAGEIPYPVFTLKSADINELVNLIKEHKFELLVIDHYGINAADEKLIKEQTNVQILSFDDNYKEHFCDYLLNVNIYAQPQKYANLAPANCELIFSPLVRSEFYNEAKIKRKKKFNYLIALGGTDSLNLTAKIASNLLVKNKKVAAITTSANANLANLQNLADSEPNFSLFINSNEVARLMNESEILVISASSLVNEALVLGAKFKAVRVADNQNEMAQWLAANGREIYEADEI, encoded by the coding sequence ATGAATTTTGACAAAATCTCAAACCTAAAAACCCTCATACGCGCCGATAGCGGCTCAAAAATCGGGCACGGACACGTTAGACGCGATCTTATCTTGGCGCAAAATTTTAAAGACATTAGCTTTGCTTGTATCGACCTGCCGGGCAGCCTAGCAGGCGAGATACCCTACCCCGTTTTTACGCTAAAAAGCGCGGATATAAATGAACTAGTAAATTTGATAAAAGAGCATAAATTTGAGCTTTTAGTGATCGATCATTACGGCATTAACGCGGCGGACGAAAAGCTAATCAAAGAGCAAACAAACGTCCAAATTTTAAGCTTTGACGACAACTACAAAGAGCACTTTTGCGACTACTTGCTAAACGTAAATATCTACGCCCAGCCCCAAAAATACGCAAATCTAGCGCCCGCAAACTGCGAGCTGATATTTTCGCCGCTAGTTAGGAGCGAGTTTTATAACGAAGCAAAAATCAAACGCAAGAAAAAATTTAATTACCTCATCGCGCTAGGCGGCACTGACTCGCTAAATTTGACCGCCAAAATCGCCTCAAATTTGCTCGTTAAAAACAAAAAAGTAGCGGCTATCACGACGAGCGCAAACGCAAATTTGGCAAATTTGCAAAATTTGGCGGATAGCGAGCCAAATTTTAGCCTATTTATAAACTCAAACGAGGTCGCGCGACTGATGAACGAGAGCGAAATTTTAGTGATTTCGGCTAGCTCGCTCGTAAATGAAGCGCTGGTTTTGGGTGCTAAATTTAAAGCCGTGCGCGTCGCAGATAATCAAAACGAAATGGCGCAGTGGCTAGCGGCAAACGGGCGCGAGATCTACGAGGCGGACGAGATATGA
- the pseH gene encoding UDP-4-amino-4,6-dideoxy-N-acetyl-beta-L-altrosamine N-acetyltransferase, producing MIELINFTDLTDEQILMILRWRNDERVAKYMKNKSVSEQEHRNFISNLKNDETKRYFLVKEDSCYIGVIDFVDIEADSCEFGIYTNPQLKGKGKILMQTIVEYAAKTLKVAELKSCAYNENEKAIALYRKFGFEIYGRDEQMSYMSLSLRKLDIMVKS from the coding sequence ATGATTGAGCTTATAAATTTCACCGATCTAACGGACGAGCAAATTTTGATGATTTTGCGTTGGCGAAACGACGAGCGAGTCGCAAAATACATGAAAAACAAAAGCGTGAGCGAGCAAGAGCACAGAAACTTTATCTCAAATTTGAAAAACGACGAAACGAAAAGGTATTTTTTAGTAAAAGAAGATAGCTGCTACATCGGCGTGATAGATTTCGTGGATATAGAAGCGGACTCTTGCGAATTTGGCATTTACACAAATCCCCAGCTAAAAGGCAAAGGCAAAATCCTAATGCAAACCATCGTAGAATACGCCGCCAAAACGCTTAAAGTCGCCGAGCTAAAATCGTGCGCCTACAACGAAAACGAAAAAGCGATCGCGCTATACCGCAAATTCGGCTTTGAAATTTACGGGCGCGACGAGCAAATGAGCTATATGTCGTTATCTTTGCGCAAACTTGATATAATGGTTAAAAGTTAG